In Tripterygium wilfordii isolate XIE 37 chromosome 23, ASM1340144v1, whole genome shotgun sequence, one genomic interval encodes:
- the LOC119992730 gene encoding uncharacterized protein LOC119992730, which produces MDKAWIECSRTSPEYDKGVKDFMNFAVENVMDASVIRCPCYECRNLAFLPTKKVTEHLFWKGFDVAYKTWTWHVEDIHTTPSCNVDFPFESMDYNDGNTGDMVNDAYKNCYGDPKAFKELLEQAQKPLYPGCTKFTKLGTLVKLFNIKGKFGWFDNSFTELLSFLIELLPKNSEIPESMYEAKKTMSALGLEYVKIHACPNDCILYRKEYERLSECPTCGLSRWKKKDGRVDQYRNGVPMKVLWYFPPIPRFRRVFHSSQTAKDLTWHANVRAIDGKLRHLADSPSWKLVDEKWPTFTSDPRNLHLALSANGINPHSSLSSTYSCCPVLLITYNLPPWLCMKRKFMMLSRLISGPQQPGNDIDVYLAPLIEDLQILWDVGVDAYDANKKEFFNLRAVLLWTIIDFPAYGNSAGYTVKGYNACPYCSVNTPKCRPKHSRKNAYMGHRQWLPSNHEFRCQAKAFDNTIEHDQAPKSLNGEEILQLVESIEHEWGKSKTKKRKRINNDERVW; this is translated from the coding sequence ATGGATAAGGCTTGGATTGAATGTAGTAGAACATCACCTGAGTATGATAAAGGGGTCAAAGATTTCATGAATTTTGCTGTTGAAAATGTCATGGATGCTAGCGTCATTAGATGTCCATGTTATGAATGTAGGAATCTAGCCTTTCTCCCTACTAAGAAAGTAACCGAACATCTATTTTGGAAAGGTTTTGATGTGGCTTATAAAACCTGGACGTGGCATGTGGAAGATATTCATACCACACCATCTTGTAATGTAGATTTTCCGTTTGAGTCTATGGACTACAACGATGGTAACACAGGGGATATGGTGAATGATGCTTACAAAAATTGTTATGGAGATCCTAAGGCATTTAAGGAACTACTAGAACAGGCTCAGAAACCTTTGTACCCAGGATGTACAAAATTCACTAAGTTAGGCACTTTGGTGAAGTTGTTCAATATCAAGGGTAAATTTGGATGGTTTGATAATAGTTTTACCGAACTACTGAGTTTTCTGATAGAATTGTTGCCTAAAAACAGTGAAATTCCAGAATCCATGTATGAGGCAAAGAAAACAATGTCCGCTTTGGGCTTAGAATATGTGAAAATACATGCTTGCCCAAATGATTGCATACTCTACCGAAAAGAGTATGAACGGCTTTCTGAATGTCCTACTTGTGGTTTATCTAGATGGAAGAAAAAGGATGGTAGAGTTGACCAATATAGGAATGGTGTACCTATGAAGGTCTTATGGTACTTCCCACCCATTCCTAGATTTAGGCGTGTGTTTCATTCATCTCAAACTGCGAAGGACTTGACTTGGCATGCAAATGTGAGGGCCATTGATGGTAAGCTCCGACATCTGGCTGATTCACCATCATGGAAGCTAGTTGATGAGAAATGGCCTACATTTACATCGGATCCTAGAAATCTTCATCTTGCCCTTTCAGCTAATGGAATCAATCCACATAGCTCTCTTAGTAGTACATATAGTTGTTGTCCAGTTCTTCTTATAACATACAATCTTCCGCCATGGTTGTGTATGAAACGGAAATTTATGATGTTGTCCCGATTGATTTCTGGTCCTCAACAACCGGGCAATGACATTGATGTGTACTTGGCTCCTTTGATAGAAGATTTACAAATTTTGTGGGATGTTGGGGTAGATGCTTATGATGCCAACAAAAAGGAATTCTTTAATTTAAGAGCTGTGTTACTATGGACTATAATTGACTTTCCAGCATACGGGAATTCAGCGGGTTACACCGTTAAAGGGTACAATGCCTGTCCATATTGTAGTGTAAACACACCCAAATGTAGACCGAAACatagtagaaaaaatgcatataTGGGTCATCGTCAGTGGCTTCCTTCTAATCATGAATTCAGATGCCAAGCGAAAGCCTTTGACAACACAATAGAGCATGACCAAGCTCCGAAATCGTTGAACGGTGAGGAGATTTTACAGCTAGTTGAGTCTATTGAACATGAATGGGGAAAGAGCAAGACTAAAAAACGTAAAAGGATCAACAATGATGAACGTGTCTGGTGA